Genomic segment of Tamandua tetradactyla isolate mTamTet1 chromosome 1, mTamTet1.pri, whole genome shotgun sequence:
CTTCTGTCCCAAAGTTCCACACTCGGTTCTTTCTCACACAGGTGCTCTACCTCTCCAGGAAAGCTTCGAGGTCACCTTCACATGTGCAACAAGGCCAAAGTGGTAGTGCTCACTGGTCGTGGCCACACCAGACCAGGTCCCTCAGCCCCCTAGGGGTTCTGTGTGTATTCACCAGTTACACGCACCCTGCCGAGAGGCCACAGCATGAGCGCTGTGCTCAGCAGCTGGCTAAAACCTTCACGCAGATAATAactctttgtactattttttgcAACATTCCAgcaagtctgaaattatttcaaaataaaaaagtattttggagGGACTTAACAGCATTTACTATTGTATACAaaagcacacatttttaaatatctcattATTTCTAACTCGATTCCACACAAGTGTGACTCTGACCCCCTGAGGATAGCAGGCCCATGGGCGTTACCACCTGGGAGCCAGCGAGTGCTACAAGCAACTGGCTAAGTGACACGCTCTTGAGGCTAGAGCAGTCCTGCAAATAACTGCTCCAAATTCAACTGAGTCAAGGTCCTATACATCCAAAGGGCGCcttattttagtttagtttttcatttcttgGGAGGGAAAAATGTTCACCAGTGACGGAAAGTTCTCACAAACCCAGGGAGATGCTGCCGTTCTCACGTGTGGAAAGACTGAACCCCTCCTGATTAGGAACATCTGTTTCACATCAGCAGGGATGGAAAGAAACAGGAGTTGCTCATCCTGGTTTTGGCCCATTAAGCGAAGAAATGGGAAGCACCCCAACTCCAcgttctttagaaaaaaaaattttattgttccAACTAAAATGCAAACCCCTCATTTATACGGCAAGGTGAAAAACTGTACAGTCCGGCAGTTCTGTGAGGTCACAGAAGACCCTGAGATGCCCTCCCGCCCTGCCACGCAGCCACATTTACACACACCTGGAAGGCATTATACCAAACtccttgctttttttgtttgcttttattgtaAAAATGACTTATTCTACGGCCATTGTAAAAAATAATGACCTGATGAGTAAATATTGGCTTAAGGCATATAGCAGAGCAGCTCGCTAACTCTCTACATACGGGTAACAGGATGGAGAACCATCTGTCTTCCAAGAATAGGAGGTTAAAACAGTACATCCATTTTGAAATGCTACTATATATACACACCTAAAGTACTACATACATATACAGGacttaaaaaaccaaacaagcccaACTCAGAAGCACTCACAGCCTGGCGTCTAAGCCTTATCCACACCTCACCAAGGCTCTGCTGGGGCAACGCCTCAGATGTTCCCACCACGAAATTTCTCTGCATTGGCTTCTAATGCGTGAAAGGCAAAATGTGAAAATGCTGGCAAAAGAGCAGCTTGTGAGCTAcagctgccttttttttcttgttaaaaaagCCACTTAATGTGGAGGTCTTAAGTTCCCCTCATAGGAAGAGCTGTGAGCACCATTGTCCCCACAGGGTCAAGGGCAGGGGACACGTCTCAGCAAGCCCCCAGCAGCACAAACTGCCCACGGAGACACAGCAGCCTGAATCCACGGGACCATCGTCCCATCCCAGCTGTGTCACGAACCATGGTTTCCAACAGGGGCCTTGGTTCCTCGCCACATTCTGCTCAAAAAGAGTGTGAACCTGGAAGAGTGAGGCTGATCTCACAGATGGGCAAGGGCCCGTCTGCCCGGAGGCCCAGAGCGTGAGGCATGAATATGGCTTCCCATGCCCTTGGAATGTCTGAGTTGTGgtgggaccagctggaccagcacAGGCTGGGCCTCACCAGGAGGTCGCCAGAGTGTCATGCCAGGAATTAGGTAAATATCTGTTACTGGAAAACATCACTCTCTACTGCTGAATGAAGATTATTTCAACAACAGCCTTAGGAACCACAGCCACGTAATGATCAGATCATGCAAAGGTGGACTGGACTTGTAGAGGGGGCACATTAGGAAGCAGAAATCTGCTTCTCATTTCAAGCACAAGATATTTCATCAGGAGACAAGAAGACCTTACATGCATTCTAATACAAATAAGGGAAATGGTGACTGAGAAAGTTCTAGCAGATAACAGGGAGAATAACCAGGACAAAGTAATCTCACATCATGTATGTTAAATACCCAAGTGTTCAATATATATTATACCATTGTTCTATAAACATATGCCAAACCTCTTCTCACGTTACCCCACAATATCACTAAGTAACGACTGCTTACAGCCGTCCTCCTTCCCAGAACTGGTCTGATGCAGCAGGCTCATGGAAAAGTCTCACATTCCCAGTACTACCTGAGGATTTATTATTGTACTTTTTGATAAAGCCCTTGATGCAAGGCTGACatcaaaaaattttaatacattattGGTTTAAGAAAATGCTAGTGCACTATGGAcacctttggggaaaaaaaataaaaaataaatatggagtAGAGAGGATAAGCACACACCAACTCCAAAAGGACCTACGAGAAGGATGCAGAGTGCCGCCGCCTCGGGGTGCAGAGAGGGAGCATGAGGGTGGGCAGCCCCGGGACTTGGGCAGGCCCCCTTTATTCTCTGCCACCGTACAGTGCTCTCCTTTAAAACACAGGCTGTGGATTTGGTACTCaaaggaaaaaggggaaaagcaGAGTCAGGGGTAAGACAAACAGCCCGGGTGAGGGTAGGTTTTGGCGCAGAACAAATGTCCGTGCAGGTCCAGCTCTCTCTACAGCTGTCTGTCGGGCCCTTACCTACCACGCACACCTGCTAGCTGGTGCGGGCTCTACGCGCAGAGGCGGGCAGTGGGTGGAGGTGAAGGTGGGTCAGGTTATGTGTTGCTGTTGAACAGGAACTGGAATGAAACCAAACATTTTCAGATGAACCCAGAAGCCACGCCTGCAGAGCTATCTGACTCATGTACTTCCCCAGCCATAACCCCGCCTGCCTTGAGGAAGCCACTAGGGGCTTTGCCTTCTTACACTGATCCCCTGCCCCTAATATCACCCCTAAGGAAAAGCTGATTTGCACTTTGCTAAACCATTTGATGTACCCAAAAGATAACTGCCTAGAAagaggttaaaatatttaaagtagtaAGAAAAAAAGTATCGTGAGGAGACCTATGATCAGGGTTTTGAGACtaatcctctcccttcttctacTTTAAGAGCAATACACTTGTAATATGTGGCTTTCCGCTGAAATGGCGTTTATAGTCCAAGCGAAGTGGAAACTGGGCCTCCTGGACCAGGACGGCAGGGTGGCTAGGACAAAAAGGAAtccagggagggagggaaaatggAAAACCACCGGAGGCACCCTGAGCCAGACTACAAGCCAGGCTTGTTTCCTAGGGATGgccattttctgtttctctgatcAAACTGGGAAAGCCCACAGGCACTGTCTAGACCTCAGTCTATGCCCAGCAGAGGCGGCGACCCAGCATGACACCTTCCCTAACTCTCTTCTCCAAGGGAGCTTACATCCGCCCAGGTCTGGGACCCTTTCCCTGGGGAATCAAACAGAAACTGCATATTTGATTACACCCCCTAAGGGCACAAGAAAATTTCATAGGTgcctattctttttatttttcctccagaaaTAACAAAATGCTACTTCTTATAAaggttaaaaacaacaacatgttgtaattctattttttttttcaaaaacaaaagaacaaaaaaataaaagacaaaataaagagcgAGTGAGACGTATTTGGCATTTTCTCTACTTCCTCCTGAATAGGTTTAGGCCCTGAGATGAGACTCTCATATTCTTGGGACCACAGGGCTTTTTAAAACCCTAGTGCATCAATCCTCCATTTTCCTTTTAGCCCTTCCACAGTTCCAGACTTTAAAAATCTTTGATGTGTTTCTCCTGAGACTTGGCTCAGATCCTTCCACAGAACTGAATCCCAAACACGGGTCTACCGGCCAGCGCTCTGCGTACACGCGTCTCTGGCCAACACATCCATCAATGAAAACATACCCTGTAGCAGAGGTACGCGCCGGCCGTGAGCACTGTCAACATGCACATATTGACCAGAAAGGGCTTCCAGTGTGTCAGCGCATGGTCCTCGTCCTCCTCGGGCGGCAGGGGCTCTCCTTTGCCGGGGATGGTGGTGGCGGCACTGCGCTGACTCTCCCCCACGACCCgccttctggcttcagtggctggACTCGTGCTGAGGGGTCAGAGGGGCAGAGATGGGTTAGCCAAGTTGGAGAAAGGGAATGAATCTTCACAATGGGAAGGACTCTACTAAAAAACAGAGAGCATGGTGATGCCAATACCTGCCAGAAAGCCAGCTCAGAATAAGACCAGGGCAGAGAGCAGCCCGAAAATGGACTCACCACACTTCCCAGGAACCTCAGGCAGCGCCCAAGGCCAGGGTGGGGTCTGGAGCCCCGTAGAATGCCATGGTGATGGGGGTGGGTTAGGGTGTGAGGACTGCTGTGCAGCAGGTCAGCTCTGCAAAGCCAAGGATAAACAGGGCAGACACAGTGCTTTGCCCTGCAGTCTGACTGTAGATTGCTTCCTCTCAGGTCAGGAAGCAATGTCTTGTCCCATCTGTACATCAAGCTGGAGATCCAAGCATAGAATGAAAGTTAACTGATCTAATCACTGGATACAGAACTGATCCATCTCTACTTTTTCACTCATAAACGAGGCCACAACGAAGACTCCATCTATATGTATCTTTGTGCATTTGTTCAAGAATTTCTGGAGGCATATACAACTGCTGGGTCAAAGGTGCATATATCTTAAACTGCCCTCCATAAAAGAGGTACCAAGGGCACTACCCCAGTAGCCTCAGGCTCAGACCAACTCCGATTCACCCTTCACACTTCCACTTGGCACCACTTCCTCCAGGCAGCCTTCCCTGACCATCCCGGGGGCTCGAGTGCCTTCTCCAAAGCTGACCTCctccatgtacccttccactgcATCACTGTCCACTTGCTCCAGCACGATTCATTTGAGATTTGCTCTTCTCCAACTTTCTACATGCATCAGtggatgcttaataaatgttggtCCAACTATAGTTGGAAACAAAGATGGCAGCTATTCTAAAAGAGTCCATGAAAAGGTCAAGTTCCAAGAGAAGCAGGCTGTGTCCGGACCTTGTTCCCAGGGTGGGTGGGCGGCCTGGGGGAGGGACTATCTCTCACTCAGCAGGACCATGAGCCCGGCTCTGACAGGAGCCACCAGGTGGCGCTAGAGCCCTGCTGGCTGGGTGGAGGACTGGGCCAGGAGGCGTCCACCCAGGTCCCCTTGGGCAGGAGCCCGATTCCCAAGGGCCGAGGGCCGAGGGCCGCCTGCCAAGCAGAGGGTGCTTCCACAGGGCTTCAACATAAATATGTGCTTCTGAACAGAAGGTCTTTTCCCCCTGCCCCAGACAACCCAGGCCCTCTCACATTACCTTTCCAAGTTGTGGGAGGCACTTAAGGAAGTTCTGGTGTCTTCCTCTGTATCATCCTTCACCCACTGGTGGTTGGGAAAGAATTCCTTGCATTTCCCATTGTGTGACTCCAGGACTCGTTTGGGTGGCCGGGGCGGTGGGGGGATGTGCTCGGGTGGGGGCTCCAGGTCCTCATGCGAGAGCTCCTTCCACTGCTCCTTGAAATAGCAGCAAGACGAAGTCCCATTAGTTTCGAGTGAGGGCGACGGGTCAGGAAAACCATGCCCCTCTAAGCTGGCAGAAGCTGACGACCAGGGGAAGGGCTCTCATTGCTGCTCAGGCCGCCGGCCATAAACCTGGAAGGTGAACTTTGAGAAGGTCTACACTCCTTACCGACGCACTCTATTTAGgcacagtggcagggactggaaTGAGATGAAAACTCCAACAACGTTCCAGCCATCTTAAACCTGAAGGGCAGCTATCTCCTCTGACAACTGGAGGTTTCTGGACTTTTACAACTGACTACCTCCTTCTTCAAAGAAACAAATGTAAACCATCATGCCTGACTAAAGCAAAAGCAATGCTGACCTGAACAGACGAGTCTCCCATGATGAATTTGGCGCCTTCGATCACAGCCAGGTAGGAGAAGCGGAGTTGGTCTGCCGTCTGGATCAGTCCCATTCGAAATTTCCTCATCTCTAGCAGAACTTTCTTAATGTCAACAGAGGAAGGGTCTTTCCTCTTGTCCATCTGAAAGCCAGGCAGGAGATACAGTTCAGTCTGCTCCAACTCTCAAGTACCATGTTACTCTGTGTGTGTCAGAAGCACAGATCTCCAGCTCCCTCGtgaggtgggagtggggaagggaGGAAAACTCCCATTTCTGCACAAGTGGTTGAAAGAGTTAAGACTGAGAATTGGATTCTGTGGGTCTACTTGAATTCCACATTAAAATAAGGGTGTCCCTCCAATTTGCTGAAACAACAGAAGTtgttaaaaacagaaatcaaaaacTAGTGTGCCTGAGGAAATGTACTTCTACAGACCAGAACAGAGAAAGCTGACAGAAAAGGCCCAGGGTACATGTTTACACATTTCCTTAACCTGCCTGAGTGTTTTCAAGTCCTCCTTACCAGCAAAAGGCAGGTGTCGGCCAGACAGAAGGTCCCTGACCTGCCGATGCCGGCACTACAGTGCACCACGATGGGGCCATGCTCAAGACTTAGTGACCCCGACTCACGGA
This window contains:
- the PTPN1 gene encoding tyrosine-protein phosphatase non-receptor type 1 isoform X4, which gives rise to MEMEKEFEQIDRAGNWTAIYQDIRHEASDFPCKVAKLPKNKNRNRYRDVSPFDHSRIKLHQEDNDYINASLIKMEEAQRSYILTQGPLPNTCGHFWEMVWEQKSRGVVMLNRVMEKGSLKCAQYWPQKEEKEMIFEDTNLKLTLMSEDVKSYYTVRQLELENLTTQETREILHFHYTTWPDFGVPESPASFLNFLFKVRESGSLSLEHGPIVVHCSAGIGRSGTFCLADTCLLLMDKRKDPSSVDIKKVLLEMRKFRMGLIQTADQLRFSYLAVIEGAKFIMGDSSVQEQWKELSHEDLEPPPEHIPPPPRPPKRVLESHNGKCKEFFPNHQWVKDDTEEDTRTSLSASHNLESTSPATEARRRVVGESQRSAATTIPGKGEPLPPEEDEDHALTHWKPFLVNMCMLTVLTAGAYLCYRFLFNSNT
- the PTPN1 gene encoding tyrosine-protein phosphatase non-receptor type 1 isoform X6, producing MKPATSLAKWPSFLRTRTETVDHSRIKLHQEDNDYINASLIKMEEAQRSYILTQGPLPNTCGHFWEMVWEQKSRGVVMLNRVMEKGSLKCAQYWPQKEEKEMIFEDTNLKLTLMSEDVKSYYTVRQLELENLTTQETREILHFHYTTWPDFGVPESPASFLNFLFKVRESGSLSLEHGPIVVHCSAGIGRSGTFCLADTCLLLMDKRKDPSSVDIKKVLLEMRKFRMGLIQTADQLRFSYLAVIEGAKFIMGDSSVQEQWKELSHEDLEPPPEHIPPPPRPPKRVLESHNGKCKEFFPNHQWVKDDTEEDTRTSLSASHNLESTSPATEARRRVVGESQRSAATTIPGKGEPLPPEEDEDHALTHWKPFLVNMCMLTVLTAGAYLCYRFLFNSNT
- the PTPN1 gene encoding tyrosine-protein phosphatase non-receptor type 1 isoform X5; translated protein: MESRRISDMKPATSLAKWPSFLRTRTETVDHSRIKLHQEDNDYINASLIKMEEAQRSYILTQGPLPNTCGHFWEMVWEQKSRGVVMLNRVMEKGSLKCAQYWPQKEEKEMIFEDTNLKLTLMSEDVKSYYTVRQLELENLTTQETREILHFHYTTWPDFGVPESPASFLNFLFKVRESGSLSLEHGPIVVHCSAGIGRSGTFCLADTCLLLMDKRKDPSSVDIKKVLLEMRKFRMGLIQTADQLRFSYLAVIEGAKFIMGDSSVQEQWKELSHEDLEPPPEHIPPPPRPPKRVLESHNGKCKEFFPNHQWVKDDTEEDTRTSLSASHNLESTSPATEARRRVVGESQRSAATTIPGKGEPLPPEEDEDHALTHWKPFLVNMCMLTVLTAGAYLCYRFLFNSNT